In Drosophila yakuba strain Tai18E2 chromosome 2R, Prin_Dyak_Tai18E2_2.1, whole genome shotgun sequence, a single genomic region encodes these proteins:
- the LOC6531042 gene encoding uncharacterized protein LOC6531042 isoform X1: MATTPTAGPAAAPATSSTPQNYKVPSTSKISVDKLLRVGYYELEKTIGKGNFAVVKLATNIVTKTKVAIKIIDKTCLNEEYLSKTFREIAILKSLRHPHITRLYEVMESQSMIYLVTEYAPNGEIFDHLVANGRMKEPEAARVFTQLVSAVHYCHLRGVVHRDLKAENVLLDKDMNIKLADFGFSNYYDEGATLRTWCGSPPYAAPEVFQGLEYDGPKSDIWSLGVVLYALVCGALPFDGKTILELKSRVVLGKFRIPFFMSQECEQLIRNMLVVEPDRRYTIKQIIKHRWLSEWQSEMQEEERFGDMSCAPGSGTVSKSASTSSLGSASDSPPQLDSVVMTHMLQLPGLTADMIAQSVHEQRFDNIYAIYNLLHDKLQQRRRENQRLQHHASLAYSRSRKTSITTGVVDRSEPVKQESLDRLSPLSNANASSSALGFGWSDVAVDLEKYGEFELECLARSNDPPANAQHLSAHAGGGVNGANTRRHTVGPGDVAHEQALANPHVPPIDFKCPPQCSDPAQPVPYYPVNLPMLQNQPLHNLTIKDQHLLKPPVVMGASSFGRRASDGGANLHIYYPATGTVVGPAQGQQMDTAGYYINPNCGTDPLAVQELSPLNEQSVAQMQCCQENATGECNEELQSYMQKRGGTQRHTVGCTEDLSVAHGSGPGSQSQAPTTSSNMRQRRTGLLTVTERPPVIPPELIREVESRMNRDYLPPTLKSLSQSPPNGTYPVGVALPMGMSKGLSPPHSLPVVAAAGGSVPLVAPNNRRIHRVIHSKLPTVQEGATIGRYSPVRRASEGSKSQFQGPLQECQSLQKGIAQRNFLVAPSPPLLENSISLPGSPIHGKPGMGLQLALRRGHDIEVPPEAIKNLMPALDRLVKEQRVSFEIANKIISTHVVPMDLAPLLGLAAHASSAAAVSGGHLDQSHFSHLQQQQQQHMLSFSVSPLSMSQGGAVNASLTSAKQMFGQPICGYTQYQPMTLALQPQHQQQLVGQFSSINLGASNSNSSSGCQSPVFSTSFSGSCSPNPYLPCAAGGSSPLHQITKGISGLSTGGAGGSITRGTSAASEGAAAAAAANQPLDLSMDVCGGGMDQQPTDYAATNWFMPSAAYYDMKPLNLSPAQPVRVVPTPPASPNLCIIQEENGNGQMCHTISTGTPYAGCTGGITPQICLTDVQGSEITLVALSSDNSRDSEDSLEQHTPVMSLQGLIITEPSSDMPSITRGIGRKASLDCESGSGSHCPVASSSSHATQAQSQAQTEAQCRRGSDKSLGFSDDSLSNDSNNLSPCQEPSASSGFKSDSHSEMGDHTECGHLTPDSMCDSRRMSDEMCYEVPLPHECSNLDSTRILEMVKQTIDSTMPPKGFVLHKGSISSEDSGAESRHSSASNASTSNPLACEAASLLASHSGYGEPTTNLSLEYSGGLQIELQVCEGRSRDHHGAGKGIKLRRISGDQFEYGKICQQLISTITMQQVAG; this comes from the exons ATGGCCACCACACCAACGGCTgggccagcagcagctccagccaCATCCTCAACGCCGCAGAACTACAAGGTGCCATCGACCAGCAAGATATCCGTGGACAAGCTGCTCCGAGTGGGCTACTATGAGCTGGAGAAGACCATCGGCAAGGGCAACTTTGCCGTGGTCAAGCTGGCCACCAACATTGTGACCAAGACAAAG GTGGCTATCAAGATCATAGACAAAACATGTCTGAACGAGGAGTACCTGAGCAAGACGTTCCGCGAGATAGCGATACTGAAATCGCTGCGGCATCCCCACATCACGCGATTGTACGAGGTGATGGAGTCGCAGTCGATGATCTATCTGGTCACCGAGTATGCGCCCAATGGGGAGATCTTCGACCATCTGGTGGCCAATGGCAGGATGAAGGAGCCGGAGGCGGCACGCGTCTTCACCCAACTCGTTTCGGCCGTCCACTACTGCCACCTGCGGGGGGTGGTGCATCGCGATCTCAAGGCCGAGAATGTCCTCCTCGACAAGGACATGAACATCAAG CTTGCCGACTTTGGCTTCAGTAATTACTATGACGAGGGTGCCACCTTAAGAACTTGGTGCGGATCACCGCCCTATGCCGCTCCAGAGGTTTTCCAGGGCCTGGAATACGATGGACCCAAGTCGGATATCTGGAGTTTGGGCGTTGTGCTGTACGCCCTGGTTTGTGGAGCGTTGCCCTTCGATGGTAAGACCATCCTGGAGCTGAAGAGTCGCGTGGTGTTGGGCAAGTTTCGCATTCCCTTCTTTATGTCGCAAG AATGCGAGCAGCTAATACGGAACATGCTGGTGGTGGAGCCAGATCGACGATACACCATCAAACAGATCATCAAGCACCGCTGGCTCAGCGAGTGGCAGTCTGAGatgcaggaggaggagcgtTTCGGCGACATGTCCTGTGCCCCCGGATCGGGAACAGTGTCCAAGTCGGCGTCCACATCCTCGCTGGGCAGTGCGTCGGACTCACCGCCGCAACTGGACTCTGTGGTAATGACGCACATGCTCCAACTGCCTGGACTGACCGCCGACATGATAGCCCAGTCGGTGCATGAGCAGAGATTTGACAACATCTACGCCATTTACAATCTGCTGCATGACAAGCTGCAGCAACGGCGACGCGAAAACCAAAGACTGCAGCACCACGCCAGCCTAGCCTACTCCCGGTCCCGTAAGACGAGCATCACGACGGGCGTGGTGGATCGCTCGGAGCCCGTTAAGCAGGAATCTCTGGACCGGCTCAGTCCGCTGAGCAATGCCAATGCCTCCAGCTCAGCTTTGGGCTTTGGCTGGTCCGATGTTGCCGTGGATCTGGAGAAATATGGTGAATTTGAGCTGGAATGCCTGGCGCGATCAAATGAT CCTCCTGCCAATGCGCAGCATTTGAGTGCACATGCTGGTGGAGGCGTCAATGGAGCCAATACGCGACGCCATACGGTGGGTCCCGGCGATGTGGCGCACGAGCAGGCGCTGGCTAATCCCCATGTGCCGCCCATCGACTTCAAGTGTCCACCGCAGTGCAGCGATCCCGCTCAGCCAGTGCCCTACTATCCAGTCAATCTGCCCATGCTGCAGAACCAGCCCCTGCACAACCTCACCATCAAGGACCAGCATCTGCTCAAGCCGCCCGTCGTTATGGGAGCCA GCTCATTTGGACGGCGTGCCTCAGACGGCGGGGCAAATCTTCACATCTACTATCCCGCCACGGGCACCGTTGTGGGTCCAGCTCAGGGTCAGCAAATGGACACGGCCGGCTACTATATCAACCCGAATTGCGGCACAGATCCTTTGGCCGTGCAGGAGTTGTCACCGCTCAACGAACAGTCCGTGGCGCAGATGCAGTGCTGCCAGGAGAATGCCACCGGCGAATGCAACGAGGAGCTGCAAAG TTATATGCAAAAGCGAGGAGGCACACAGCGCCACACGGTGGGCTGCACGGAGGATCTCTCCGTAGCACATGGATCCGGACCAGGATCACAGTCCCAGGCGCCAACTACCTCCTCCAATATGCGGCAGCGGCGAACAGGACTGCTCACGGTCACCGAAAGGCCGCCAG TGATTCCACCCGAGTTAATTCGCGAGGTTGAGTCTCGCATGAACCGCGACTATCTGCCTCCCACCCTGAAATCTCTTAGTCAATCGCCCCCCAATGGCACCTAcccggtgggcgtggccctgCCCATGGGCATGTCGAAGGGCTTATCGCCGCCCCATTCGCTGCCCGTGGTAGCGGCCGCTGGTGGTTCCGTGCCCCTGGTGGCGCCCAACAACCGGCGCATCCATCGGGTGATCCACTCGAAGTTGCCCACCGTCCAGGAGGGTG CGACAATAGGACGATACAGTCCCGTGCGTCGAGCATCGGAGGGATCCAAGAGCCAGTTCCAAGGACCGCTGCAGGAATGCCAGTCCCTGCAGAAAGGTATTGCACAGAGAAACTTTTTGGTTGCACCCAGTCCGCCGCTTTTAGAAAATTCGATCAGTTTGCCAG GTTCGCCCATACATGGCAAACCTGGCATGGGCTTGCAGCTGGCTCTGCGTCGTGGCCATGACATTGAAGTTCCACCGGAAGCCATCAAGAATCTGATGCCCGCCCTGGATCGGCTGGTTAAGGAGCAGCGTGTTAGCTTCGAAATAGCCAACAAGATAATCTCAACGCATGTGGTGCCGATGGACCTGGCTCCGCTCCTGGGACTGGCAGCTCATGCTTCGAGTGCGGCGGCGGTTAGTGGAGGTCACCTCGACCAGAGCCACTTCTCGcatctccagcagcagcagcaacagcacatGCTCAGCTTCAGCGTTTCCCCGCTCAGCATGTCGCAGGGCGGAGCTGTGAATGCCTCGCTGACCTCCGCCAAGCAGATGTTTGGTCAACCGATCTGTGGCTATACGCAATATCAACCTATGACCCTGGCCCTGCAGccgcagcatcaacagcagctGGTTGGCCAGTTCAGCAGCATTAATTTGGGCGCCAGCAACTCGAACTCAAGCAGCGGCTGCCAGTCGCCGGTGTTTAGCACCAGCTTCAGCGGTAGTTGCTCTCCCAATCCATACCTGCCCTGTGCCGCCGGTGGCTCTTCGCCGCTGCATCAGATCACCAAGGGTATCTCTGGTTTAAGTAccggtggtgctggtggttcCATCACCAGGGGCACTTCGGCCGCCAGCGAAGGAGCGGCAgcggctgccgctgccaaTCAACCTCTTGACTTGTCCATGGATGTTTGCGGCGGGGGAATGGACCAGCAGCCCACGGACTATGCAGCCACGAATTGGTTTATGCCCTCGGCTGCGTACTACGACATGAAACCGCTTAACCTATCGCCCGCTCAACCTGTTAGGGTCGTACCAACGCCGCCAGCTTCGCCCAATTTGTGCATTATTCAGGAGGAGAATGGGAACGGGCAGATGTGTCACACTATCAGCACGGGTACTCCATATGCGGGCTGTACGGGAGGAATAACGCCGCAGATATGCCTCACCGATGTTCAGGGCAGCGAGATCACTTTGGTGGCTCTATCCTCGGACAATAGTCGTGACAGTGAGGACTCCCTCGAGCAGCACACTCCAGTTATGTCACTGCAG GGGCTTATTATCACGGAACCCAGCAGCGACATGCCTTCAATCACCAGGGGCATTGGACGTAAGGCCAGCCTAGACTGCGAGTCGGGCTCTGGAAGTCATTGTCCAGTAGCCAGTAGCTCCTCCCATGCTACCCAAGCCCAATCCCAAGCTCAAACTGAAGCCCAATGTCGGCGGGGTAGTGACAAATCGCTTGGCTTCTCTGATGATTCACTAAGCAATGACTCGAATAACCTGTCGCCCTGCCAGGAGCCATCGGCCAGCTCTGGTTTCAAATCGGATTCCCACTCGGAGATGGGCGATCACACGGAATGTGGTCATCTAACGCCCGATTCCATGTGCGATTCGCGGCGCATGTCGGATGAGATGTGCTACGAAGTGCCGCTGCCACATGAGTGCTCCAATCTGGACTCCACACGCATTTTGGAGATGGTGAAGCAGACCATAGATTCGACAATGCCGCCCAAGGGCTTTGTCCTGCACAAGGGCAGCATCAGCTCGGAGGACAGTGGAGCGGAATCGCGCCATAGCAGTGCATCAAATGCATCCACCTCTAATCCTCTGGCTTGCGAGGCGGCTTCCCTACTCGCCTCACACTCTGGATATGGCGAGCCAACCACAAATCTGAGTTTGGAGTACTCGGGGGGCCTGCAGATTGAGCTTCAAGTGTGCGAGGGACGCAGCCGGGATCACCATGGCGCCGGCAAAGGCATCAAGCTGCGTCGCATTTCCGGGGACCAGTTTGAGTACGGAAAGATATGCCAGCAGTTGATCAGCACCATCACCATGCAGCAGGTGGCAGGCTAA
- the LOC6531042 gene encoding uncharacterized protein LOC6531042 isoform X4: MATTPTAGPAAAPATSSTPQNYKVPSTSKISVDKLLRVGYYELEKTIGKGNFAVVKLATNIVTKTKVAIKIIDKTCLNEEYLSKTFREIAILKSLRHPHITRLYEVMESQSMIYLVTEYAPNGEIFDHLVANGRMKEPEAARVFTQLVSAVHYCHLRGVVHRDLKAENVLLDKDMNIKLADFGFSNYYDEGATLRTWCGSPPYAAPEVFQGLEYDGPKSDIWSLGVVLYALVCGALPFDGKTILELKSRVVLGKFRIPFFMSQECEQLIRNMLVVEPDRRYTIKQIIKHRWLSEWQSEMQEEERFGDMSCAPGSGTVSKSASTSSLGSASDSPPQLDSVVMTHMLQLPGLTADMIAQSVHEQRFDNIYAIYNLLHDKLQQRRRENQRLQHHASLAYSRSRKTSITTGVVDRSEPVKQESLDRLSPLSNANASSSALGFGWSDVAVDLEKYGEFELECLARSNDPPANAQHLSAHAGGGVNGANTRRHTVGPGDVAHEQALANPHVPPIDFKCPPQCSDPAQPVPYYPVNLPMLQNQPLHNLTIKDQHLLKPPVVMGASSFGRRASDGGANLHIYYPATGTVVGPAQGQQMDTAGYYINPNCGTDPLAVQELSPLNEQSVAQMQCCQENATGECNEELQSYMQKRGGTQRHTVGCTEDLSVAHGSGPGSQSQAPTTSSNMRQRRTGLLTVTERPPGRYSPVRRASEGSKSQFQGPLQECQSLQKGIAQRNFLVAPSPPLLENSISLPGSPIHGKPGMGLQLALRRGHDIEVPPEAIKNLMPALDRLVKEQRVSFEIANKIISTHVVPMDLAPLLGLAAHASSAAAVSGGHLDQSHFSHLQQQQQQHMLSFSVSPLSMSQGGAVNASLTSAKQMFGQPICGYTQYQPMTLALQPQHQQQLVGQFSSINLGASNSNSSSGCQSPVFSTSFSGSCSPNPYLPCAAGGSSPLHQITKGISGLSTGGAGGSITRGTSAASEGAAAAAAANQPLDLSMDVCGGGMDQQPTDYAATNWFMPSAAYYDMKPLNLSPAQPVRVVPTPPASPNLCIIQEENGNGQMCHTISTGTPYAGCTGGITPQICLTDVQGSEITLVALSSDNSRDSEDSLEQHTPVMSLQGLIITEPSSDMPSITRGIGRKASLDCESGSGSHCPVASSSSHATQAQSQAQTEAQCRRGSDKSLGFSDDSLSNDSNNLSPCQEPSASSGFKSDSHSEMGDHTECGHLTPDSMCDSRRMSDEMCYEVPLPHECSNLDSTRILEMVKQTIDSTMPPKGFVLHKGSISSEDSGAESRHSSASNASTSNPLACEAASLLASHSGYGEPTTNLSLEYSGGLQIELQVCEGRSRDHHGAGKGIKLRRISGDQFEYGKICQQLISTITMQQVAG, encoded by the exons ATGGCCACCACACCAACGGCTgggccagcagcagctccagccaCATCCTCAACGCCGCAGAACTACAAGGTGCCATCGACCAGCAAGATATCCGTGGACAAGCTGCTCCGAGTGGGCTACTATGAGCTGGAGAAGACCATCGGCAAGGGCAACTTTGCCGTGGTCAAGCTGGCCACCAACATTGTGACCAAGACAAAG GTGGCTATCAAGATCATAGACAAAACATGTCTGAACGAGGAGTACCTGAGCAAGACGTTCCGCGAGATAGCGATACTGAAATCGCTGCGGCATCCCCACATCACGCGATTGTACGAGGTGATGGAGTCGCAGTCGATGATCTATCTGGTCACCGAGTATGCGCCCAATGGGGAGATCTTCGACCATCTGGTGGCCAATGGCAGGATGAAGGAGCCGGAGGCGGCACGCGTCTTCACCCAACTCGTTTCGGCCGTCCACTACTGCCACCTGCGGGGGGTGGTGCATCGCGATCTCAAGGCCGAGAATGTCCTCCTCGACAAGGACATGAACATCAAG CTTGCCGACTTTGGCTTCAGTAATTACTATGACGAGGGTGCCACCTTAAGAACTTGGTGCGGATCACCGCCCTATGCCGCTCCAGAGGTTTTCCAGGGCCTGGAATACGATGGACCCAAGTCGGATATCTGGAGTTTGGGCGTTGTGCTGTACGCCCTGGTTTGTGGAGCGTTGCCCTTCGATGGTAAGACCATCCTGGAGCTGAAGAGTCGCGTGGTGTTGGGCAAGTTTCGCATTCCCTTCTTTATGTCGCAAG AATGCGAGCAGCTAATACGGAACATGCTGGTGGTGGAGCCAGATCGACGATACACCATCAAACAGATCATCAAGCACCGCTGGCTCAGCGAGTGGCAGTCTGAGatgcaggaggaggagcgtTTCGGCGACATGTCCTGTGCCCCCGGATCGGGAACAGTGTCCAAGTCGGCGTCCACATCCTCGCTGGGCAGTGCGTCGGACTCACCGCCGCAACTGGACTCTGTGGTAATGACGCACATGCTCCAACTGCCTGGACTGACCGCCGACATGATAGCCCAGTCGGTGCATGAGCAGAGATTTGACAACATCTACGCCATTTACAATCTGCTGCATGACAAGCTGCAGCAACGGCGACGCGAAAACCAAAGACTGCAGCACCACGCCAGCCTAGCCTACTCCCGGTCCCGTAAGACGAGCATCACGACGGGCGTGGTGGATCGCTCGGAGCCCGTTAAGCAGGAATCTCTGGACCGGCTCAGTCCGCTGAGCAATGCCAATGCCTCCAGCTCAGCTTTGGGCTTTGGCTGGTCCGATGTTGCCGTGGATCTGGAGAAATATGGTGAATTTGAGCTGGAATGCCTGGCGCGATCAAATGAT CCTCCTGCCAATGCGCAGCATTTGAGTGCACATGCTGGTGGAGGCGTCAATGGAGCCAATACGCGACGCCATACGGTGGGTCCCGGCGATGTGGCGCACGAGCAGGCGCTGGCTAATCCCCATGTGCCGCCCATCGACTTCAAGTGTCCACCGCAGTGCAGCGATCCCGCTCAGCCAGTGCCCTACTATCCAGTCAATCTGCCCATGCTGCAGAACCAGCCCCTGCACAACCTCACCATCAAGGACCAGCATCTGCTCAAGCCGCCCGTCGTTATGGGAGCCA GCTCATTTGGACGGCGTGCCTCAGACGGCGGGGCAAATCTTCACATCTACTATCCCGCCACGGGCACCGTTGTGGGTCCAGCTCAGGGTCAGCAAATGGACACGGCCGGCTACTATATCAACCCGAATTGCGGCACAGATCCTTTGGCCGTGCAGGAGTTGTCACCGCTCAACGAACAGTCCGTGGCGCAGATGCAGTGCTGCCAGGAGAATGCCACCGGCGAATGCAACGAGGAGCTGCAAAG TTATATGCAAAAGCGAGGAGGCACACAGCGCCACACGGTGGGCTGCACGGAGGATCTCTCCGTAGCACATGGATCCGGACCAGGATCACAGTCCCAGGCGCCAACTACCTCCTCCAATATGCGGCAGCGGCGAACAGGACTGCTCACGGTCACCGAAAGGCCGCCAG GACGATACAGTCCCGTGCGTCGAGCATCGGAGGGATCCAAGAGCCAGTTCCAAGGACCGCTGCAGGAATGCCAGTCCCTGCAGAAAGGTATTGCACAGAGAAACTTTTTGGTTGCACCCAGTCCGCCGCTTTTAGAAAATTCGATCAGTTTGCCAG GTTCGCCCATACATGGCAAACCTGGCATGGGCTTGCAGCTGGCTCTGCGTCGTGGCCATGACATTGAAGTTCCACCGGAAGCCATCAAGAATCTGATGCCCGCCCTGGATCGGCTGGTTAAGGAGCAGCGTGTTAGCTTCGAAATAGCCAACAAGATAATCTCAACGCATGTGGTGCCGATGGACCTGGCTCCGCTCCTGGGACTGGCAGCTCATGCTTCGAGTGCGGCGGCGGTTAGTGGAGGTCACCTCGACCAGAGCCACTTCTCGcatctccagcagcagcagcaacagcacatGCTCAGCTTCAGCGTTTCCCCGCTCAGCATGTCGCAGGGCGGAGCTGTGAATGCCTCGCTGACCTCCGCCAAGCAGATGTTTGGTCAACCGATCTGTGGCTATACGCAATATCAACCTATGACCCTGGCCCTGCAGccgcagcatcaacagcagctGGTTGGCCAGTTCAGCAGCATTAATTTGGGCGCCAGCAACTCGAACTCAAGCAGCGGCTGCCAGTCGCCGGTGTTTAGCACCAGCTTCAGCGGTAGTTGCTCTCCCAATCCATACCTGCCCTGTGCCGCCGGTGGCTCTTCGCCGCTGCATCAGATCACCAAGGGTATCTCTGGTTTAAGTAccggtggtgctggtggttcCATCACCAGGGGCACTTCGGCCGCCAGCGAAGGAGCGGCAgcggctgccgctgccaaTCAACCTCTTGACTTGTCCATGGATGTTTGCGGCGGGGGAATGGACCAGCAGCCCACGGACTATGCAGCCACGAATTGGTTTATGCCCTCGGCTGCGTACTACGACATGAAACCGCTTAACCTATCGCCCGCTCAACCTGTTAGGGTCGTACCAACGCCGCCAGCTTCGCCCAATTTGTGCATTATTCAGGAGGAGAATGGGAACGGGCAGATGTGTCACACTATCAGCACGGGTACTCCATATGCGGGCTGTACGGGAGGAATAACGCCGCAGATATGCCTCACCGATGTTCAGGGCAGCGAGATCACTTTGGTGGCTCTATCCTCGGACAATAGTCGTGACAGTGAGGACTCCCTCGAGCAGCACACTCCAGTTATGTCACTGCAG GGGCTTATTATCACGGAACCCAGCAGCGACATGCCTTCAATCACCAGGGGCATTGGACGTAAGGCCAGCCTAGACTGCGAGTCGGGCTCTGGAAGTCATTGTCCAGTAGCCAGTAGCTCCTCCCATGCTACCCAAGCCCAATCCCAAGCTCAAACTGAAGCCCAATGTCGGCGGGGTAGTGACAAATCGCTTGGCTTCTCTGATGATTCACTAAGCAATGACTCGAATAACCTGTCGCCCTGCCAGGAGCCATCGGCCAGCTCTGGTTTCAAATCGGATTCCCACTCGGAGATGGGCGATCACACGGAATGTGGTCATCTAACGCCCGATTCCATGTGCGATTCGCGGCGCATGTCGGATGAGATGTGCTACGAAGTGCCGCTGCCACATGAGTGCTCCAATCTGGACTCCACACGCATTTTGGAGATGGTGAAGCAGACCATAGATTCGACAATGCCGCCCAAGGGCTTTGTCCTGCACAAGGGCAGCATCAGCTCGGAGGACAGTGGAGCGGAATCGCGCCATAGCAGTGCATCAAATGCATCCACCTCTAATCCTCTGGCTTGCGAGGCGGCTTCCCTACTCGCCTCACACTCTGGATATGGCGAGCCAACCACAAATCTGAGTTTGGAGTACTCGGGGGGCCTGCAGATTGAGCTTCAAGTGTGCGAGGGACGCAGCCGGGATCACCATGGCGCCGGCAAAGGCATCAAGCTGCGTCGCATTTCCGGGGACCAGTTTGAGTACGGAAAGATATGCCAGCAGTTGATCAGCACCATCACCATGCAGCAGGTGGCAGGCTAA